From a region of the Sander lucioperca isolate FBNREF2018 chromosome 8, SLUC_FBN_1.2, whole genome shotgun sequence genome:
- the LOC116050441 gene encoding uncharacterized protein LOC116050441 isoform X4 gives MDDIYANVEHYKSVDPRPSTNQTGPRSSERRFHGAVVLCLGLLSVFLLAGIICLGVHSAELSTIKANLTECLQASDNLDRVKQ, from the exons ATGGATGACATCTATGCCAATGTAGAACATTACAAGTCTGTTGACCCAAGACCTTCAACAAATCAGACAG GTCCCAGGAGCTCAGAGAGGAGATTTCATGGAGCAGTTGTTCTCTGTCTGGGGCTGCTGAGTGTTTTCCTGCTGGCTGGGATCATCTGCCTCGGTGTCCACT CTGCAGAGCTCTCCACTATCAAAGCCAACCTGACTGAGTGTCTCCAGGCCAGTGATAACTTGGACAGGGTTAAACAGT AG